The proteins below are encoded in one region of Fibrella aestuarina BUZ 2:
- a CDS encoding sensor histidine kinase has protein sequence MQTESTGQIYASLWGNGEMARLMRQKEWSQSRMGTPDTWPQSLRTALSILMRSRFPMFIFWGPDLICFYNDAYRPSLGNNGKHPSALGEPGEQVWPEIWGIIKPLIDQIMAGGDATWSEDQLIPIYRNGQLEDVYWTFSYSPIGDEAGQISGVFVTCMETTKVVQDQQRMAENSIRLNLALEASKLGVWEVDLVRNKSIRSLRHDEIFGYTRPQTAWEKDEFYSHIPVSDHARVEAAFMYAFREGMLNVQTPIIKADGSMAWVDIRGQTLFDETGQAVRLLGTIADITEQQRAAENLESLVAERTESLRQANQALERSNLDLMQFASVASHDLKEPLRKVQTFGTRLTDLIADRLTATEADLFQRMISATGRMQTLVNDVLQLSQLSDQTIRFEPVPLNGIIDQIRDDLELVMLEQQATLTATDLPAVWGAAGQMHQLFLNLIGNAIKFQAGHRPVITVSVVAASAVPHRQLPPDQYAVIAVSDNGIGFDTKHKDRIFGMFQRLHNRGQYAGTGIGLTIVKKIVDNHKGFIDVQSEPGAGTTFWIALPLQALA, from the coding sequence ATGCAGACGGAGTCAACCGGGCAGATATACGCGTCTTTGTGGGGAAATGGCGAGATGGCTCGCCTCATGCGGCAAAAGGAGTGGTCGCAGTCGCGGATGGGTACGCCCGACACCTGGCCGCAGAGTTTACGCACGGCCCTCAGCATACTGATGCGTTCGCGCTTCCCGATGTTCATTTTCTGGGGACCCGATCTGATCTGTTTCTATAATGATGCCTACCGCCCCAGCCTGGGTAACAACGGCAAACACCCCTCGGCGCTGGGCGAACCGGGTGAACAGGTCTGGCCCGAAATCTGGGGCATCATCAAACCACTGATCGATCAGATTATGGCGGGTGGCGACGCTACCTGGAGCGAAGATCAGCTGATTCCGATCTACCGCAACGGACAACTCGAAGACGTGTACTGGACGTTTAGTTACAGCCCGATTGGCGATGAAGCGGGGCAGATCAGCGGTGTGTTCGTTACCTGCATGGAAACTACGAAGGTAGTGCAAGACCAGCAGCGCATGGCGGAAAACAGCATTCGGCTCAATCTGGCGCTCGAGGCCTCTAAGCTGGGGGTGTGGGAAGTCGATCTGGTTCGGAATAAGAGCATTCGCTCGTTACGGCACGATGAGATCTTTGGCTACACCCGCCCGCAAACGGCCTGGGAGAAAGATGAGTTTTACAGCCACATTCCCGTGAGCGACCATGCCCGCGTGGAGGCGGCCTTTATGTACGCGTTTCGCGAAGGAATGCTCAATGTGCAAACGCCGATCATCAAGGCAGATGGCTCGATGGCCTGGGTCGACATACGCGGGCAGACGCTCTTCGACGAGACCGGGCAGGCCGTTCGGCTGCTGGGCACCATTGCCGACATTACCGAACAGCAACGCGCCGCTGAGAATCTGGAATCCCTGGTGGCCGAGCGGACGGAGTCGCTGCGGCAGGCCAATCAGGCACTCGAACGCTCGAACCTCGACCTGATGCAGTTTGCGTCGGTAGCCAGCCATGACCTGAAAGAACCCCTGCGCAAGGTGCAGACCTTCGGCACCCGCCTGACCGACCTGATCGCCGACCGCCTGACGGCAACGGAAGCCGACCTGTTTCAGCGGATGATCAGCGCCACGGGCCGGATGCAAACGCTGGTCAACGATGTGTTGCAACTGTCGCAGCTATCCGACCAGACGATCCGCTTCGAGCCGGTGCCGCTCAACGGCATCATCGACCAGATTCGCGACGACCTGGAACTGGTTATGCTGGAGCAGCAGGCGACTCTGACGGCTACAGACCTGCCTGCCGTGTGGGGTGCCGCCGGTCAGATGCACCAGCTCTTTCTGAACCTGATCGGGAATGCCATCAAGTTTCAGGCGGGGCACCGGCCCGTCATTACCGTATCAGTCGTGGCGGCGTCGGCTGTGCCACATCGGCAACTGCCGCCCGATCAGTACGCCGTCATTGCCGTGAGCGATAACGGCATTGGCTTCGATACCAAACACAAAGACCGCATCTTCGGAATGTTTCAGCGCCTGCATAACCGGGGTCAATATGCCGGCACCGGCATCGGGCTGACCATCGTCAAGAAGATTGTGGACAACCACAAGGGCTTTATCGACGTGCAGAGTGAACCCGGCGCCGGCACTACGTTCTGGATCGCGCTGCCGCTACAGGCACTCGCCTGA
- a CDS encoding GMC oxidoreductase — translation MNINGPGKAQQTYDAIVIGSGISGGWAAKELCEKGLRTLVLERGREVKHVEDYPTAMNNPWDFQHRNRMPLAFDEANPIATKCYALDEGTQHFFVKDAHHPYVQEKPFDWIRGYQVGGKSLIWARQTQRWSKYDFEANARDGAAIDWPIRYDDIAPWYSHVEKFAGISGNKDGLDVLPDGEFLTPWELNCVEKHVQKTVASLYKDRHVIIGRCAHLTSPKDVHRAQGRAQCQARHLCYRGCPFGAYFSSNSSTLPWAAKTGKLTLRPFSVVESILYDEQKGKATGVRVIDTNTKQVTEYFARIIFVNAACLNTNLLLLNSTSRRFPNGLGNDNGLMGRYVAFHNYRGSISATYDGFENDYYYGRRPTTAFMPNFRNVHRQEMEFLRGYMVAFSSGRGQGVPGEATFGADFKENLTKPGPWHTYMMMQGETVPRYENHVRLSRDLKDQWGIPQLVTSVDYTDNDEKMSRDFLEQGVYMLEKSGHTHIHPDFDKRNPGLDIHEMGGVRMGRDPKTSLLNAHNQLHLVKNVFVTDGAAMTSTGTQNPSITFMALTARAVNFAVAEMKRKQL, via the coding sequence ATGAACATCAACGGACCGGGTAAGGCGCAGCAGACCTACGATGCCATCGTGATTGGGTCAGGGATTAGTGGAGGCTGGGCGGCCAAAGAACTCTGTGAAAAAGGCTTGCGGACGCTGGTGCTGGAGCGGGGCCGCGAGGTAAAGCACGTGGAAGACTACCCCACGGCGATGAACAATCCCTGGGATTTTCAGCACCGCAACCGCATGCCGCTGGCTTTCGACGAGGCCAACCCCATTGCTACCAAATGCTACGCGCTCGACGAAGGCACGCAGCATTTTTTCGTGAAAGATGCCCATCACCCCTACGTGCAGGAAAAACCCTTCGACTGGATTCGGGGCTATCAGGTAGGCGGTAAATCGCTGATCTGGGCGCGGCAAACGCAGCGGTGGAGCAAGTATGACTTCGAGGCCAACGCCCGCGATGGCGCCGCTATCGACTGGCCCATCCGGTACGATGACATCGCCCCCTGGTACAGCCACGTCGAGAAATTTGCGGGGATCAGCGGCAACAAAGACGGCCTCGACGTGCTGCCAGACGGCGAGTTTCTGACGCCCTGGGAGTTGAACTGCGTGGAGAAGCACGTGCAGAAAACGGTGGCCTCGCTCTACAAAGACCGGCACGTGATCATTGGCCGCTGTGCGCACCTGACCTCGCCGAAAGACGTGCACCGGGCGCAGGGGCGGGCGCAGTGTCAGGCGCGGCATCTGTGTTACCGGGGCTGTCCGTTCGGGGCCTATTTCAGCAGTAATTCGAGCACGTTGCCCTGGGCGGCCAAAACCGGCAAGCTCACGTTGCGGCCTTTCTCGGTGGTTGAGTCGATTTTGTACGACGAGCAGAAAGGTAAGGCCACGGGTGTGCGCGTGATCGACACCAACACCAAGCAGGTAACGGAGTATTTCGCCCGGATCATTTTCGTCAACGCCGCCTGCCTCAATACCAACCTGCTGCTATTGAACTCCACGTCGCGGCGGTTTCCCAACGGGCTCGGCAACGACAATGGGCTGATGGGTAGGTACGTTGCCTTCCACAACTACCGCGGCTCGATCAGCGCTACTTACGATGGGTTCGAGAATGACTATTACTACGGTCGGCGGCCCACGACGGCCTTCATGCCCAATTTCCGCAACGTGCACCGGCAGGAAATGGAGTTTCTGCGGGGCTACATGGTCGCGTTTAGTTCGGGGCGGGGGCAGGGCGTACCGGGCGAGGCCACGTTTGGCGCTGATTTCAAGGAAAATCTGACCAAGCCCGGCCCGTGGCACACCTACATGATGATGCAGGGCGAAACCGTGCCGCGCTACGAAAACCACGTCCGGCTCAGCCGCGATTTGAAAGATCAATGGGGGATTCCGCAACTCGTTACCTCGGTCGATTATACCGATAACGACGAGAAAATGAGCCGCGATTTCCTGGAACAGGGCGTCTACATGCTCGAGAAATCAGGCCACACGCACATCCACCCCGACTTCGACAAACGCAACCCCGGTCTCGATATTCACGAGATGGGCGGCGTCAGGATGGGGCGCGACCCAAAAACGTCGTTACTCAACGCACACAATCAGCTGCATCTGGTCAAGAACGTATTCGTGACGGATGGTGCCGCCATGACCAGTACCGGCACGCAGAACCCGTCGATCACGTTCATGGCACTCACCGCCCGCGCCGTCAACTTCGCCGTCGCCGAGATGAAGCGCAAGCAGTTGTAA
- a CDS encoding DNA-3-methyladenine glycosylase yields MPDRLPLAYYEDHDTLTLSQQLLGCEFVHDSPEGPSAGIIVETEGYVTGDPACHAYRRETKRNAAMFGPAGTLYVYQIYNHYNCINVVTGPKGVGEAVLIRALQPTEGIDLMTLRRNEAFKTGFARYRQNTIDSSTADGFRNLCNGPGKLVISLGISRTEHNGSSLVTGPIYIRPRVLTDFDMVTTTRIGITQGVDLPYRYYIQGNRFVSRK; encoded by the coding sequence ATGCCCGACAGACTGCCCCTCGCCTACTACGAAGACCACGACACACTCACGCTGTCGCAACAGCTATTGGGCTGCGAATTCGTCCACGACTCGCCCGAAGGCCCGTCGGCAGGCATCATCGTCGAAACGGAAGGCTACGTGACCGGTGACCCCGCCTGCCACGCCTATCGCCGCGAAACCAAGCGCAACGCCGCCATGTTTGGCCCCGCCGGTACGTTGTATGTTTATCAGATTTACAATCATTACAACTGCATCAACGTGGTGACGGGACCGAAGGGCGTGGGCGAGGCGGTGCTGATTCGGGCCCTGCAACCCACCGAAGGCATCGACCTGATGACCCTGCGCCGCAACGAAGCTTTTAAGACCGGGTTTGCCCGCTACCGCCAGAACACCATCGATAGCAGCACGGCCGACGGCTTCCGAAACCTGTGCAATGGCCCGGGCAAGCTGGTTATTTCGCTGGGAATCAGCCGAACCGAACACAATGGCTCGTCGCTGGTAACCGGCCCCATTTACATCCGACCCCGCGTGCTGACCGACTTCGACATGGTTACGACGACGCGGATTGGGATTACGCAGGGAGTCGACCTCCCCTACCGCTATTACATACAGGGCAACCGGTTCGTGAGCCGCAAATGA
- a CDS encoding pectin acetylesterase-family hydrolase codes for MKTVWKYVKWLLIALAVALIVGAGYVYFIYLAKPARINDMAEVKDPQWRTVDLGGRSLCSDGSPYFIFVRKGASDNLIIHFSGGGACWDDTTCSAPITLLGALTQGDAKDLKAFYYPKTLDFFDRFLNGVFDRQAPKNPFKDWSVVFIPYCTGDFHVGDKTTRYNVGGTETEVHHNGRDNTLNALAWVFDNFRSPKKILVSGESAGGFASAYWAPYVANQYKGDERIYQLSDCSQLTSARWPAILNSVWNSKPEALLGFRVENDAYADALLNRTDSLRKPIRHLNSNTLYDGVLPRFSAVLHHQSTDNKAYIYDWSKGMRTSVKKLAAANIDYQFFLTDCRYDPQKVSTPHTLMGSDISLYACKSDGLTYMDWLRKNVIDDTPVSVGGALLDKPNPN; via the coding sequence ATGAAAACAGTCTGGAAATACGTAAAATGGCTGCTTATTGCCCTGGCCGTCGCGCTTATCGTCGGGGCGGGGTACGTCTACTTCATATATCTGGCCAAGCCGGCCCGTATCAATGACATGGCGGAGGTAAAAGACCCGCAGTGGCGGACGGTCGATCTGGGCGGCCGGTCGTTGTGCAGCGATGGGTCTCCCTATTTTATCTTCGTCAGGAAGGGCGCGTCGGACAACCTCATCATCCATTTTTCGGGCGGGGGCGCCTGTTGGGACGATACGACCTGTTCGGCACCCATCACCCTGCTGGGCGCGCTGACGCAGGGCGACGCGAAAGACCTGAAAGCGTTCTACTACCCCAAGACGCTGGACTTCTTCGACCGCTTCCTCAACGGCGTTTTCGACCGGCAGGCGCCAAAAAATCCCTTCAAAGACTGGAGCGTCGTGTTTATTCCCTACTGCACGGGCGATTTCCACGTGGGTGACAAAACGACCCGCTACAACGTGGGCGGCACGGAAACGGAAGTGCATCACAATGGCCGCGACAACACCCTGAACGCCCTGGCCTGGGTGTTTGACAACTTCAGGAGCCCCAAAAAAATACTTGTGTCGGGCGAAAGTGCGGGTGGGTTTGCATCGGCCTACTGGGCACCTTACGTAGCCAACCAGTATAAGGGCGACGAGAGAATTTATCAGCTTTCCGACTGTTCGCAGCTAACGTCGGCCCGCTGGCCTGCCATTCTGAATTCGGTCTGGAATAGCAAACCGGAGGCGCTATTGGGGTTTAGGGTCGAGAACGACGCCTACGCCGATGCGTTGCTTAACCGGACCGACTCCCTCCGCAAGCCCATCAGGCACCTGAACAGCAACACGCTGTACGACGGGGTGCTGCCCCGGTTCTCGGCGGTGCTGCATCACCAGTCGACCGACAACAAGGCGTACATCTATGACTGGTCTAAGGGCATGCGAACGTCGGTCAAAAAGCTCGCTGCCGCCAACATCGATTACCAGTTTTTCCTGACCGACTGCCGCTACGATCCCCAAAAAGTGTCGACACCGCACACGCTGATGGGCTCCGATATAAGCCTTTACGCGTGCAAATCCGACGGGCTGACGTATATGGACTGGCTTCGGAAGAATGTGATCGACGACACGCCGGTCTCCGTCGGGGGGGCGTTGCTGGATAAGCCCAATCCGAACTAG
- a CDS encoding MFS transporter produces the protein MENPLSTTFSSTPPSRPTLVLSQNKPLRFVAFFYLYVMQGVPAGFATTALANYLAAEGLRSDRIGTFVAMQGLPWTFQFVWGPFIDKFQGSRLGRRRPWVLAAQSLAVIASLGMLVVDDPVGNVTLLGIAFFIHSAVASVQDASVDAMAISTIPEDERGRINAFMRGGFLVGTGMGAAGLAYVLRHAGFHTAVLTQSAFLLTLTVLTFFIREKATDALFPGQALPAAAVRAHQQHQHSIGWLFRELFRGLSSRESLRWFVPILLVYSCQNAFIRAYNVHLIQQLGWRDTELSGLTGSYGVAIVVVVILLGGWLADRVGAKRLLPYIVGFHVTYLLAINLLAPYWTNPTVASLGAVCWNMMDPSLSVAAIPILMALCRPDVEGSQFTTYMALINLSDVIGAFVSGHAQRYVTAPTIGLFVATIAGACLLWLVLTANRQPVGQ, from the coding sequence ATGGAAAATCCGCTTTCGACGACTTTTTCGTCGACTCCGCCCAGCCGGCCAACGCTCGTTCTGAGTCAGAACAAGCCGCTGCGTTTTGTTGCCTTTTTTTACCTCTACGTGATGCAGGGCGTGCCGGCTGGCTTTGCCACCACCGCACTCGCCAACTACCTTGCAGCCGAGGGGCTCCGCTCCGACCGGATCGGTACGTTCGTGGCCATGCAGGGCCTCCCCTGGACGTTTCAGTTTGTCTGGGGGCCGTTCATCGATAAGTTTCAGGGGTCGCGGCTGGGGCGGCGGCGGCCCTGGGTGCTGGCAGCGCAGAGTCTGGCCGTGATCGCATCGCTGGGTATGCTGGTTGTCGACGATCCCGTCGGCAACGTCACGCTGCTGGGTATCGCCTTTTTCATCCACAGCGCCGTGGCGTCGGTGCAGGATGCGAGCGTGGATGCCATGGCCATTTCGACCATTCCCGAAGATGAGCGCGGTCGCATCAATGCCTTCATGCGGGGCGGTTTTCTGGTCGGGACGGGGATGGGGGCGGCAGGGCTGGCCTACGTGCTGCGGCACGCGGGTTTCCACACGGCCGTGCTGACCCAATCGGCGTTTCTGCTGACGCTGACGGTGCTCACTTTTTTCATTCGTGAAAAAGCCACCGATGCCCTCTTCCCCGGCCAAGCCCTGCCAGCGGCCGCCGTTCGGGCGCATCAGCAACATCAGCACAGCATCGGCTGGCTCTTCAGGGAGTTGTTCCGGGGATTGAGCTCGCGGGAAAGCCTGCGCTGGTTCGTGCCCATTCTGCTGGTGTATTCGTGCCAGAACGCCTTCATCCGCGCCTACAACGTGCACCTGATTCAGCAATTGGGCTGGCGCGATACAGAACTGTCGGGTCTGACGGGCAGCTACGGCGTGGCCATTGTGGTCGTCGTAATTCTGCTCGGTGGCTGGCTGGCCGACCGTGTCGGCGCCAAACGCCTCCTGCCCTACATCGTCGGGTTTCACGTAACGTACCTGCTGGCAATCAACCTGCTTGCCCCTTATTGGACCAATCCGACGGTAGCCTCGCTCGGCGCCGTTTGCTGGAATATGATGGACCCCAGCCTGAGCGTAGCCGCCATCCCAATCCTGATGGCACTCTGCCGACCTGACGTTGAGGGTTCGCAATTCACGACCTACATGGCGCTGATCAACCTGTCGGATGTTATCGGCGCGTTCGTGTCGGGTCATGCCCAGCGTTACGTCACAGCCCCAACGATTGGACTGTTTGTCGCCACGATCGCCGGAGCCTGCCTGCTCTGGCTGGTGTTGACGGCCAACCGCCAGCCGGTCGGCCAGTGA
- a CDS encoding SDR family NAD(P)-dependent oxidoreductase translates to MTALITGASSGIGWATAEAFARLGYRLILCGRRADKLAELTASLGDQVETYSLTFDVRDSQAVAAAIASLPDAWQAIDILVNNAGNAHGLSAIQDGDLADWDAMIDGNVQGVLYVSKAVMPGMVARQRGHIVNLSSIAGKQTYANGAVYCASKAAVEALSTGMRLDLTQHGIKVTNIAPGAVETDFSVVRFKGDTSRASQVYAGFDPLQAADIADTIVYAVTAPAHVTIADITILAAAQAAATTIYRT, encoded by the coding sequence ATGACAGCACTCATTACCGGCGCCTCGTCGGGTATTGGCTGGGCTACTGCCGAGGCCTTTGCCCGCCTGGGATACCGCCTGATTCTTTGCGGCCGCCGGGCCGATAAACTGGCCGAACTAACGGCTTCACTGGGCGATCAGGTTGAGACGTATTCGCTCACGTTCGACGTTCGCGACAGCCAGGCCGTTGCCGCCGCCATTGCCTCGTTGCCCGACGCCTGGCAGGCCATTGATATTCTGGTGAACAACGCGGGAAATGCCCACGGGCTATCGGCCATTCAAGACGGCGATCTGGCCGATTGGGACGCCATGATCGACGGCAACGTGCAGGGCGTTCTGTATGTATCGAAAGCGGTCATGCCGGGCATGGTGGCGCGCCAGCGGGGGCATATTGTCAACCTCAGCAGCATCGCCGGCAAGCAAACCTACGCCAACGGGGCCGTTTACTGCGCCAGCAAAGCCGCTGTTGAAGCGTTAAGCACGGGCATGCGCCTCGACCTGACGCAGCACGGCATCAAAGTGACCAACATTGCGCCCGGTGCTGTCGAAACCGACTTTTCGGTGGTCCGCTTCAAGGGCGATACCAGCCGGGCTTCGCAGGTATACGCGGGTTTCGACCCGTTGCAGGCCGCCGACATTGCCGATACGATCGTTTACGCCGTTACGGCTCCGGCTCACGTAACCATCGCTGACATCACCATTCTGGCCGCCGCTCAGGCCGCCGCCACAACGATTTATCGAACGTAG
- a CDS encoding RBBP9/YdeN family alpha/beta hydrolase, which translates to MIDATVLIIPGLGNSGPQHWQTRWEARFPVFQRVDQQDWETPVRHDWVEQIDRAVMAYDPARVILVGHSLACTTIAYWADTHNRRIKGALLVAPSDTEAATYPPGTTGFAPMKLIRLLFPSIVVASTDDYYVTLDRATAFAKAWGSELVNIGAAGHINATSNLGDWEAGLALLARLDGRTGG; encoded by the coding sequence ATGATCGACGCTACCGTACTTATCATTCCCGGTTTGGGCAATTCGGGCCCGCAACATTGGCAAACACGCTGGGAAGCGCGCTTTCCTGTCTTTCAACGCGTCGACCAGCAGGATTGGGAGACCCCCGTCCGGCACGATTGGGTCGAACAGATCGACCGGGCTGTGATGGCGTACGACCCGGCCAGGGTGATCCTGGTGGGGCACAGCCTCGCCTGCACCACCATCGCCTACTGGGCCGATACCCACAACAGGCGTATCAAGGGTGCGCTACTGGTGGCCCCCAGTGATACCGAAGCGGCCACGTACCCACCCGGCACTACGGGCTTTGCGCCGATGAAGCTGATTCGGTTGCTGTTTCCTTCCATCGTCGTCGCCAGTACAGACGATTATTACGTGACGCTGGACCGGGCCACGGCGTTCGCGAAGGCCTGGGGTAGCGAGTTGGTCAACATCGGAGCAGCGGGTCACATCAACGCCACCTCGAACCTCGGCGATTGGGAAGCGGGTCTGGCGCTGCTCGCCCGGCTGGATGGCCGTACTGGCGGCTAG
- a CDS encoding alpha/beta hydrolase, with translation MEPQRTWSGRHALKKLLIVAALLVLIGMSLVGLVLLFGTFTNWPMYLGAYAGLLESHYSVLIFGAFLLLLVLAYLLHRAQRTRLTNYVFIGVTSLFLWQCVVLAVLYGCAWSNALPLSFTRALTINFGEKSPHQTIPYLTLDGNEYLLDVYRPADSSRRSIPVVQVHGGGFVAGSRTMDPHHRWFTDRGLTVFDVDYPLGTDSVQTWATAPRAVATALSFVKANAANFNLDTTQLLLCGGSAGGGLVMQVGYGLGVGRVQSFSAPTPNVPTAIIAIYPPVDMTGLWNQTSDALDMTSNAKRYIGGSPTEFPERYASLDIINMARRDLPRTLIITGARDHVVPVAGSHKLVRRLQALKAPITYLEIPFGEHYFDGNANSLSGQLKWQAMDQFLRQIGLIRR, from the coding sequence ATGGAACCGCAACGTACCTGGTCGGGTCGCCACGCCCTGAAAAAATTGCTCATAGTAGCTGCGCTGCTTGTGCTGATCGGCATGTCGCTGGTTGGGCTCGTGCTGCTGTTCGGAACCTTCACCAACTGGCCCATGTACCTGGGCGCTTACGCGGGGCTTCTGGAATCGCATTATTCCGTGCTGATTTTTGGTGCCTTCCTGCTGCTGCTGGTACTGGCTTATCTGTTGCACCGGGCGCAACGTACCCGGCTCACCAACTATGTTTTCATCGGCGTTACGTCCCTGTTTTTGTGGCAATGTGTCGTGTTGGCCGTTCTGTATGGCTGTGCGTGGTCAAATGCGCTCCCGCTTTCCTTTACCAGGGCACTGACGATCAATTTCGGCGAAAAGAGCCCACACCAGACCATCCCGTACCTGACGCTGGATGGCAACGAGTACCTGCTCGATGTCTACCGCCCGGCCGACTCCAGTCGGCGTTCCATTCCGGTCGTGCAGGTGCACGGGGGCGGTTTTGTGGCGGGTTCCCGCACCATGGACCCGCACCACCGCTGGTTTACCGACAGGGGACTGACAGTGTTCGACGTGGACTACCCGCTGGGCACCGACAGCGTGCAGACCTGGGCCACTGCGCCCCGGGCGGTGGCCACTGCCCTGAGTTTCGTTAAGGCGAATGCGGCGAACTTCAACCTCGATACCACGCAACTCCTCCTGTGTGGTGGCTCGGCGGGTGGGGGCCTGGTGATGCAGGTTGGCTACGGGCTTGGGGTTGGCCGGGTGCAATCGTTTTCGGCACCGACCCCGAACGTACCCACCGCCATCATCGCCATCTACCCGCCCGTGGACATGACGGGCCTGTGGAATCAGACGTCGGATGCGCTTGATATGACCTCAAACGCAAAACGGTACATTGGCGGCTCACCGACCGAGTTCCCGGAGCGATACGCCAGCCTCGACATCATCAATATGGCCCGCCGCGACCTGCCCCGGACGTTGATCATTACGGGAGCCAGAGACCACGTGGTGCCGGTGGCGGGGAGCCATAAACTGGTCCGACGATTGCAGGCGTTGAAAGCGCCCATCACGTACCTGGAAATTCCTTTCGGGGAACATTATTTCGACGGCAATGCCAATAGCCTGAGCGGTCAGCTCAAATGGCAGGCTATGGACCAGTTTCTCCGGCAGATAGGCCTCATACGTCGCTGA